In Streptomyces canus, one DNA window encodes the following:
- a CDS encoding ABC transporter ATP-binding protein, translating into MLESAATVEFRGIRREFGPTVALDGLDLTVRPGELVALLGPSGCGKTTALRMLAGFEHPDSGDVLVDGEDVTRVPAHRRDAGMVFQSYSLFPHLDALDNVAFGLRMRKVRTAERRSRAAELLELVGLAEKGGRFPHQLSGGQQQRVALARALALRPRVLLLDEPLSALDAKVRLALREEIRRLQQELGITTLFVTHDQEEALSMADRVAVMHAGKLEQCAAPSELYSRPATAFVAEFVGTMSRIPGRLADGTVDVLGQRLPVDGPVPSATEVDVLVRPEAVRVRAAADGKSRVVATSFLGAAVRVTVRLADGTAVKADLPAHEAAELTAGAAVSVSLPERPVLVAERTS; encoded by the coding sequence ATGCTTGAATCAGCGGCAACCGTCGAATTCCGGGGGATCAGGCGGGAGTTCGGCCCGACCGTCGCCCTCGACGGCCTCGATCTGACCGTCCGGCCCGGTGAGCTCGTCGCCCTGCTCGGCCCGTCCGGCTGCGGCAAGACCACCGCGCTCAGGATGCTCGCCGGCTTCGAACACCCCGACTCGGGGGACGTGCTGGTGGACGGCGAGGACGTCACCCGGGTTCCGGCCCACCGCCGGGACGCCGGGATGGTCTTCCAGTCGTACAGCCTCTTCCCGCATCTCGACGCGCTCGACAACGTGGCCTTCGGACTGCGGATGCGCAAGGTCCGGACGGCCGAACGGCGGTCCAGAGCCGCCGAGTTGCTGGAACTGGTCGGTCTCGCCGAGAAGGGCGGGCGGTTCCCGCACCAGCTCTCCGGCGGTCAGCAGCAGCGCGTCGCGCTCGCCCGGGCCCTCGCCCTGCGCCCGCGCGTGCTGCTGCTCGACGAGCCCTTGTCGGCGCTGGACGCCAAGGTGCGGCTCGCCCTGCGCGAGGAGATCCGGCGGCTCCAGCAGGAGCTCGGCATCACCACCCTGTTCGTCACCCACGACCAGGAGGAGGCCCTGTCCATGGCGGACCGGGTCGCCGTGATGCACGCAGGGAAGCTCGAACAGTGCGCGGCGCCGAGCGAGTTGTACAGCCGCCCCGCCACCGCCTTCGTCGCCGAGTTCGTCGGCACGATGAGCCGGATCCCGGGACGGCTCGCCGACGGGACGGTCGACGTGCTCGGGCAGCGGCTGCCGGTCGACGGCCCGGTGCCGTCCGCGACCGAGGTCGACGTGCTGGTGCGGCCGGAGGCCGTGCGGGTACGGGCCGCGGCCGACGGGAAGTCCCGCGTGGTCGCCACGTCCTTCCTGGGCGCGGCCGTCCGTGTCACCGTCCGGCTCGCCGACGGCACCGCCGTGAAGGCCGATCTGCCCGCGCACGAGGCCGCCGAGCTCACGGCGGGTGCCGCGGTGAGTGTGTCGCTGCCGGAACGGCCGGTGCTCGTGGCCGAACGTACGTCCTGA